A part of Desulfomicrobium baculatum DSM 4028 genomic DNA contains:
- a CDS encoding glycosyltransferase family 2 protein yields MAVNNGESHLQESIDSILGQSFKNFEFVIIDDGSNDSTWKILCSYAISDQRIKIFQNHQNLGLASSLNKGLGISKAPYVARMDADDWSFPDRLEIQYEFMKNNLEVAVCGAWIQEYESGEIWRYPVNHADIVANLLFNNAIAHPVAMLNMSRLNTIVDGYDESLISSQDYSLWERIVSNNSGLLANIPQPLLRYRTYPQNKRSIYKSKQLENANSVRLRFIHRLGIVPREDELLSHIKLAGILPIEKYDEVVEISMWADKIIDANRNNRLFSVQHLSNYISYLWYELFRKYSYLSVLMSFMFLKYSPVGFGFSELWCFFKILLFYFIFPKK; encoded by the coding sequence ATGGCAGTTAACAATGGCGAGTCTCATTTGCAGGAGAGTATAGATTCAATTTTAGGGCAATCCTTTAAAAATTTTGAATTTGTGATTATTGATGATGGGTCAAATGATTCAACATGGAAAATTCTCTGTTCATATGCAATTAGCGATCAACGAATAAAAATATTCCAGAATCATCAGAATTTAGGACTTGCTTCTTCTCTTAATAAAGGACTTGGGATATCAAAAGCGCCTTATGTTGCGAGAATGGATGCTGATGATTGGTCTTTTCCAGATCGACTTGAGATTCAGTATGAGTTTATGAAAAATAACCTTGAAGTTGCTGTCTGTGGCGCATGGATTCAGGAATATGAATCAGGTGAAATATGGAGATATCCCGTAAATCATGCAGATATTGTCGCGAATCTGCTCTTTAATAACGCAATTGCCCATCCTGTGGCTATGCTAAATATGTCACGTCTGAATACTATAGTTGACGGCTATGATGAAAGTTTAATCAGTTCTCAAGATTATTCTTTATGGGAAAGAATTGTTTCAAATAATTCAGGGTTACTGGCTAATATTCCGCAGCCTCTTCTTCGTTATAGGACGTATCCACAAAATAAAAGGTCAATTTATAAATCAAAGCAATTAGAAAATGCTAATTCTGTCAGGTTGCGATTCATTCATCGACTTGGGATTGTTCCACGCGAAGATGAGTTGTTAAGTCACATTAAATTAGCAGGTATTTTGCCTATAGAAAAATATGATGAAGTCGTTGAGATTTCAATGTGGGCAGATAAGATTATTGACGCTAATAGAAATAATCGCCTGTTTTCTGTGCAGCATTTGTCGAATTATATCAGCTATTTGTGGTATGAGCTGTTTCGTAAATATAGTTATTTGTCTGTTTTAATGTCTTTTATGTTTTTAAAGTATAGTCCTGTCGGGTTTGGTTTTAGTGAGTTATGGTGTTTTTTTAAGATTTTATTATTCTATTTTATTTTTCCTAAAAAATAA
- a CDS encoding class I SAM-dependent methyltransferase: MRDFLPASCGMALDVGAGRGIASFALAADGWRVTALEPDPSRLVGAGAIRELASQAAVNITVVEEWGEKLPFEDGSFDLIHARQVLHHARDLEALCQELTRVLKPKGMLIATREHVIDKPEDLPVFLDSHPLHHLYGGENAYTRKRYLGAFEDAGLRMRHVLSPWETPVNYFPMTELDVRRAVSNKLRFPFPALLPAALICWVSKRLRSPGRLYSFVGVKL, from the coding sequence GTGCGTGACTTCCTGCCCGCATCCTGTGGGATGGCACTCGATGTTGGTGCGGGGCGAGGTATCGCATCCTTTGCCCTTGCCGCTGATGGTTGGCGCGTGACGGCTCTTGAACCGGACCCGAGTCGACTTGTTGGTGCTGGCGCTATCCGGGAATTAGCGAGTCAGGCAGCCGTGAACATCACTGTTGTCGAGGAGTGGGGCGAAAAACTGCCGTTCGAAGATGGCAGCTTTGACCTCATCCATGCCCGTCAGGTGCTCCATCATGCCCGCGACCTTGAAGCTTTGTGCCAGGAACTGACCCGCGTGCTCAAGCCCAAGGGCATGCTTATCGCAACGCGCGAGCATGTCATTGACAAACCAGAGGACTTGCCGGTTTTTCTTGACTCCCATCCTCTACACCACCTTTATGGGGGAGAAAATGCGTACACGCGGAAGCGCTACCTCGGAGCCTTTGAAGACGCTGGCTTGCGCATGCGTCATGTACTTTCTCCATGGGAGACTCCTGTCAACTATTTTCCGATGACCGAACTGGATGTCCGCCGTGCTGTGAGTAATAAACTGCGCTTTCCTTTTCCAGCACTGCTGCCAGCAGCGTTGATTTGCTGGGTTAGCAAGCGTCTGAGATCGCCCGGCAGGTTGTATTCGTTCGTTGGGGTTAAACTGTAG
- a CDS encoding glycosyltransferase, translating to MDPTQRTVAFNGLYIPFPAPGETIGGPISFMRNLRREMSRRGVPYAASPRAAKLMFFPIAAEEHVVLYVKMRGGRIVQRLDGIHYPQAHTDYEERNAPILNIYRHFADHVVFQSEYSRRQCFTMLGEKCTAEYTIIPNGADTDLFFPAEMPPPTTPFRFVTTGNFRHREMISKVVEALDIVSAHSSVHFYLHVAGEIAHPDIPALLERPYIVYEGKQDLHDLCPLLRSCHAAVQVIANPNCQNSIMEAVSSGLPVIAFDTGSIGEFCTFNRDLLAPVLVPSHPVFHAYADFLSEHLAEKILLLVNNYEYFMNTARRYSNIFNMRDCCERYLDVFALQLEKTTTSLQLKEYVIPFLTSTASHFLRKKR from the coding sequence ATGGATCCAACTCAACGGACAGTAGCTTTCAACGGGTTATATATCCCTTTTCCCGCCCCCGGCGAGACGATTGGTGGCCCGATATCCTTCATGCGGAACCTGCGGCGCGAAATGTCGCGACGTGGTGTTCCTTATGCTGCATCTCCGCGCGCGGCCAAGCTCATGTTTTTTCCCATTGCCGCCGAAGAGCATGTTGTTTTGTACGTCAAGATGCGTGGCGGGCGCATTGTGCAGCGCTTGGACGGGATCCATTACCCGCAGGCCCACACGGACTACGAAGAGCGCAACGCGCCCATACTGAACATTTATCGTCATTTCGCAGACCATGTCGTTTTTCAGAGCGAATATTCCCGGCGGCAATGCTTCACCATGCTTGGTGAGAAGTGTACAGCGGAGTATACGATAATTCCTAATGGCGCGGACACCGACCTGTTTTTTCCAGCGGAAATGCCACCCCCAACAACACCATTTCGGTTCGTCACAACCGGGAATTTTCGACACCGTGAGATGATTTCGAAGGTTGTAGAGGCCTTGGACATTGTGAGTGCGCACTCGTCTGTGCATTTTTATTTACATGTCGCAGGCGAGATTGCGCATCCAGATATTCCTGCGCTTTTGGAGCGCCCCTACATCGTCTACGAGGGAAAGCAGGATCTGCATGACCTGTGCCCGCTGTTGCGGAGCTGTCACGCCGCCGTGCAGGTCATCGCGAATCCGAATTGTCAGAATTCGATCATGGAGGCTGTTTCCAGCGGCTTGCCTGTCATCGCCTTTGATACCGGCTCAATCGGCGAGTTCTGCACTTTCAATCGTGATCTTCTTGCACCCGTCCTTGTCCCTTCGCACCCCGTTTTTCACGCCTACGCAGATTTTTTGTCGGAACATCTTGCGGAGAAAATCCTTTTGCTTGTGAACAATTACGAATATTTTATGAATACTGCGCGTCGTTATAGCAATATTTTTAACATGAGGGACTGCTGCGAGAGATATCTTGATGTCTTTGCCTTGCAACTTGAAAAAACAACAACATCTTTGCAACTAAAAGAATACGTTATTCCCTTCTTGACGAGCACGGCTTCTCATTTTTTACGTAAAAAACGATAA
- a CDS encoding class I SAM-dependent methyltransferase, with protein sequence MINDSIRKYYTDYYRNALGLPGYECNVQNRLYEDDNSKQLIVSKLSFICGQIPSGGKVLIVGGGTGAELVAFHSLGFEAWMIEPDKEAVKVARQKSVVNNIADKYVIDGVAELIPFKNSYFDLIWSFTVLEHVQDYDLSLREICRVMRPGAWGCLFFPDYRCIYESHYKMYMPLFLPKWVAGLFLRLKGRDPKFFLKNTNKINHQKFIRTAMDLPIDTFRHYQPVGIEWKSGRTLMMSLAYFMKMYLDIEYSLSYFIKRK encoded by the coding sequence ATGATTAATGACTCTATCCGCAAGTACTATACTGATTATTATAGAAATGCACTTGGGCTTCCTGGGTACGAATGCAACGTTCAGAATAGGTTGTATGAAGACGATAACAGCAAGCAGCTTATTGTGAGTAAATTATCTTTTATTTGTGGCCAGATACCTTCGGGAGGTAAGGTTCTCATTGTGGGGGGGGGGACAGGAGCTGAGCTCGTGGCCTTTCATTCGCTTGGATTTGAAGCATGGATGATTGAACCTGATAAAGAAGCCGTTAAGGTTGCGCGGCAGAAGTCTGTCGTGAATAATATAGCAGATAAATATGTTATCGATGGCGTGGCGGAATTAATTCCTTTTAAAAATTCATATTTTGATTTGATATGGTCTTTTACGGTGCTTGAGCATGTTCAGGACTACGATTTGTCTTTACGGGAAATTTGTCGTGTGATGCGTCCTGGAGCTTGGGGGTGTCTTTTTTTTCCTGATTATCGGTGCATTTATGAATCCCATTACAAGATGTATATGCCTCTTTTTTTACCCAAGTGGGTTGCTGGGTTGTTTTTGCGTTTAAAGGGGCGGGATCCTAAATTTTTTCTAAAAAACACTAATAAAATTAATCATCAAAAATTTATTCGTACTGCCATGGATTTGCCGATTGATACGTTCAGGCACTACCAACCAGTTGGGATTGAGTGGAAGTCTGGCAGAACGTTGATGATGTCATTGGCGTACTTTATGAAAATGTATTTGGATATTGAGTACTCGCTTTCTTATTTTATTAAACGCAAGTAG
- a CDS encoding transposase: MERAVRRGLSRKEARPIHYLGVDEKEFRKGHSYMTIVCDLMRSTVEHVSEERKKSSLDEYYRRLSPGQLESIRAIAIDMWGFIFHGDHGACAGCRSQNRP, encoded by the coding sequence ATGGAGCGAGCTGTTCGACGAGGCCTTTCACGCAAGGAGGCCCGGCCGATTCACTATCTCGGAGTGGACGAGAAAGAATTCCGCAAAGGGCACTCCTACATGACCATCGTCTGCGACCTTATGCGCAGCACGGTCGAGCATGTTTCCGAAGAGCGGAAGAAGAGCAGCCTGGATGAGTATTACCGCAGGCTCTCACCAGGCCAACTGGAATCCATAAGGGCCATCGCGATAGATATGTGGGGATTCATATTTCACGGCGACCATGGCGCATGTGCCGGATGCCGGAGCCAAAATCGTCCATGA
- a CDS encoding NAD-dependent epimerase/dehydratase family protein, translating into MTKRVFVTGAAGFIGSNTVRTLAESGWTVVGIGLGGQEEAKHLRELGLHAWFETSVTLDALWRVESEAGSPDAIIHCAGSGSVAYSMTQPRQDFLGNVNTTLDILEFVRQSSGRIAVVVPSSAAVYGVVHQLPISEDAPLHPISPYGTHKIVMEMLCKSYAKQWGIPVCVVRLFSVYGAGLRKQLLWDACCKATAGTFSFFGTGAEIRDWLHVRDAARLLADAINFSSPDCPVLNGGSGRGISIREILTTVGNLWNPKVTPTFSGEARSGDPAHYIADVSRLNARGYVPSVILDQGLAEYVEWFRAEVGA; encoded by the coding sequence ATGACTAAACGCGTTTTTGTCACAGGGGCAGCTGGTTTCATTGGTAGCAATACTGTGCGTACACTGGCCGAATCGGGCTGGACTGTCGTGGGGATTGGCCTTGGCGGACAGGAAGAAGCAAAGCACCTACGTGAACTTGGCCTGCACGCTTGGTTTGAAACGTCTGTTACGCTCGATGCACTTTGGCGCGTAGAGAGCGAGGCCGGAAGCCCAGATGCGATCATACATTGTGCCGGAAGCGGCTCAGTCGCCTATTCCATGACGCAGCCCAGGCAGGATTTTCTTGGAAATGTGAATACAACGCTAGATATTTTGGAGTTTGTTCGGCAATCCTCTGGGCGCATTGCCGTGGTTGTGCCTTCGAGTGCCGCTGTATACGGCGTTGTACATCAACTTCCCATATCAGAGGACGCTCCTTTACACCCAATTTCTCCTTATGGAACGCACAAAATTGTAATGGAAATGTTGTGCAAATCCTACGCGAAACAATGGGGTATTCCTGTTTGCGTGGTTCGTCTTTTTTCCGTTTATGGGGCAGGATTACGCAAGCAGCTTCTTTGGGACGCCTGTTGCAAGGCTACGGCAGGAACATTCAGCTTTTTTGGTACAGGTGCAGAAATTCGCGATTGGCTGCACGTGCGAGATGCCGCACGGCTTTTGGCAGACGCCATTAATTTTTCTTCTCCCGATTGCCCTGTGCTCAATGGCGGCTCCGGACGAGGGATTAGCATTCGCGAAATTCTGACAACTGTAGGTAATCTTTGGAACCCGAAGGTAACTCCCACGTTTTCTGGCGAGGCCAGAAGTGGAGATCCGGCTCATTATATCGCAGATGTGTCACGCCTCAATGCTCGAGGCTACGTGCCTTCCGTGATTCTAGATCAGGGACTTGCGGAATATGTTGAATGGTTCCGAGCAGAGGTGGGCGCATGA
- a CDS encoding glycosyltransferase family 2 protein — MIDLTIVICTYNRAFFLEKCLNSLLEQTQPSVKFSLIVVNNNSTDSTCHIISSFATKFSNFMFLFAATQGLSHARNAALGIVKTKWVAFLDDDAVAKKNWVDVIFSTIKNDDFDVFGGVYTAWHVLRERPQWFIESWESNIGVAKEYSRLFGGYPSGGNCVYKTDLVREHGGFPVGLGMSGKKVAYGEETKLIDKIRRNGGRVGFVPAMIINHCVLEHKYSLAWRIKRKFALGRDEFYIWPGCKFKKMLKAGSCLVFHAFITPWKSFFKFFWLSNYYWQNMILDIFEPLAYCCGNIFGLCIKTDCFD; from the coding sequence ATGATCGATCTCACAATTGTTATTTGTACGTACAATCGTGCTTTTTTTCTAGAAAAATGTTTAAACTCACTTTTAGAACAGACACAGCCATCAGTAAAATTTTCTCTTATTGTGGTTAATAATAATTCGACAGATTCAACTTGTCATATCATTTCTTCTTTCGCAACAAAGTTCTCTAATTTTATGTTTCTTTTCGCTGCTACTCAGGGGTTAAGTCATGCCAGAAATGCAGCTCTGGGTATAGTAAAAACTAAGTGGGTAGCTTTTTTAGATGATGACGCAGTTGCAAAGAAAAATTGGGTCGATGTTATTTTTAGTACAATCAAGAACGATGACTTTGATGTTTTTGGTGGAGTTTACACTGCATGGCATGTTTTGAGAGAGCGTCCGCAGTGGTTTATAGAGTCTTGGGAGTCTAATATTGGTGTTGCGAAAGAGTATTCACGTTTGTTTGGTGGATATCCTTCGGGAGGGAATTGCGTTTATAAGACTGATCTTGTTCGAGAGCATGGCGGTTTTCCAGTTGGTCTTGGCATGTCCGGGAAGAAGGTTGCCTATGGTGAAGAAACCAAGCTTATCGATAAAATCAGAAGAAATGGGGGTCGCGTAGGCTTTGTGCCAGCAATGATTATTAATCATTGTGTATTAGAGCATAAGTATTCATTGGCGTGGCGTATTAAGCGTAAGTTTGCTTTAGGTCGTGACGAGTTTTATATTTGGCCTGGATGCAAATTTAAAAAAATGTTGAAAGCTGGCTCATGTCTTGTGTTTCATGCTTTCATTACTCCTTGGAAAAGTTTTTTTAAATTTTTCTGGTTGTCTAATTATTATTGGCAAAATATGATTTTGGATATATTTGAGCCATTAGCTTACTGTTGTGGAAATATATTTGGCTTATGTATAAAGACTGATTGTTTTGACTAA
- a CDS encoding transposase gives MAHVPDAGAKIVHDRFHVMKHLNKAVDKVRKQEHKALMAQGDEILKGTKYLWLFRPENLPAKHQPTFDVLKVSTLKVAKAWAMRENLQLLWGYMSPGWGRRFFKRWIKWIDRSGLEPMKRVGTATRVISRRRSIFSAADSICTRGQFEHVTHRVSGRTIMLSILQIDD, from the coding sequence ATGGCGCATGTGCCGGATGCCGGAGCCAAAATCGTCCATGACAGATTTCATGTCATGAAACACCTGAATAAAGCCGTGGATAAAGTGCGCAAGCAAGAACATAAGGCCCTGATGGCTCAGGGCGACGAAATCCTCAAAGGGACCAAGTACCTTTGGCTGTTTCGCCCCGAGAACTTGCCTGCCAAGCATCAGCCGACATTTGACGTCCTCAAGGTCAGCACTCTCAAGGTGGCCAAAGCGTGGGCCATGAGAGAAAACTTGCAGTTGTTGTGGGGCTACATGTCTCCTGGATGGGGACGGAGATTCTTCAAGCGCTGGATAAAATGGATTGATCGTTCCGGCTTGGAACCAATGAAGCGTGTGGGTACAGCTACAAGGGTCATTTCAAGACGGCGATCTATTTTTTCTGCGGCGGACTCGATCTGTACCCGAGGTCAGTTTGAACACGTTACCCACAGAGTTTCCGGAAGGACCATAATGTTAAGCATCTTGCAGATCGATGACTAA
- a CDS encoding glycosyltransferase produces MNKCFGLQIIFEFVDGPYGGGNQFLKALAACLDSRGALARSPKDATAFLCNSHHEYARMNKLHHRYPGMPVVQRVDGPISLITNVDDPREKQVHQIANLADGFIFQSRFSFDANIEFGFPLRGKPYMIVHNAPDSAIFPTTPVRLSTEQDTKLRIVATSWSGNPQKGFDVYEWLDNNLDFDKYEMCFIGNTPVKFKNISLIPPVDSSSLSRLLKEYHIYITASLNDPCSNALIEAIHCGLVPVARNSGGHPELVGNPRLLFNKPEEIPRILALFEGGGVQYSSSLPDIERVTTQYVDFIGSVLPSYVPTGCLQRLRSYFPF; encoded by the coding sequence ATGAATAAGTGTTTTGGTTTGCAGATCATCTTCGAGTTCGTCGATGGGCCGTATGGCGGTGGCAACCAGTTCCTAAAAGCCTTGGCGGCGTGTCTTGACTCTCGGGGTGCGCTGGCGCGCTCACCCAAAGATGCAACGGCATTTCTTTGTAACAGTCATCACGAGTACGCACGGATGAATAAATTGCATCACCGCTATCCTGGCATGCCGGTTGTTCAGCGGGTTGATGGGCCCATTTCATTGATCACCAACGTAGATGATCCTAGGGAAAAGCAGGTTCATCAAATAGCGAATCTTGCCGATGGGTTCATCTTTCAGTCACGCTTCAGTTTCGATGCTAACATCGAATTCGGGTTTCCTCTGCGGGGTAAGCCGTATATGATCGTGCACAACGCCCCTGATTCGGCCATCTTCCCCACCACACCTGTCCGACTGTCGACTGAGCAAGATACAAAGTTACGGATAGTTGCTACGTCGTGGTCCGGAAATCCTCAAAAGGGATTCGATGTTTACGAGTGGCTGGACAACAATCTCGACTTCGACAAATACGAGATGTGTTTCATCGGCAACACGCCTGTGAAATTCAAGAACATTTCTTTGATTCCCCCCGTGGACAGTTCGTCTCTTTCTCGCCTTCTCAAGGAATATCACATCTATATCACCGCTTCCCTGAATGACCCGTGCTCCAATGCGTTGATTGAAGCGATACACTGCGGCTTGGTTCCAGTAGCCCGTAACAGTGGTGGCCATCCCGAGCTTGTTGGTAATCCGCGCCTACTTTTCAATAAGCCTGAAGAAATCCCCCGCATTCTCGCTTTGTTCGAGGGGGGCGGTGTGCAATATTCTTCCTCGTTGCCGGATATAGAGCGAGTAACCACGCAGTATGTGGATTTTATTGGTAGCGTATTGCCAAGTTATGTTCCGACCGGCTGCTTACAACGTTTACGTTCATATTTTCCTTTTTAG
- a CDS encoding glycosyltransferase family 4 protein, with translation MIRVAWQVPNSPEWVGGLNYFINLANAIFAVPDRGIEPVLLGGTKGLPEPLCSCTGLAYPGIPVGRWNPWRIMDGLHRRWFDSGGALARHLKQHNIGLLSHGQILGRRSPVPAMCWIPDFQHVHLPSFFTENDIAQRNKTHADIAARAQAVVLSSEDARQDFLARYPIAADKTYVLRFVATMPEFQSMPELSDVLERYGIHEPYFHIPNQLWAHKNHNVVVEALKILLSRGRCPLVVSTGQTNDYRNTTFFTKLKEQVDAYGLEDRFRFLGLTPFADMSMLMRGALAMINPSLFEGWSTTVEEAKSFGKRLLLSNIGVHREQNPERGLFFDPHSPEELAEAMMSVVDGYNSEDERVHAEKARNQLQGRIVAFGKVYQDIVLKVTQAQIGKLMK, from the coding sequence ATGATCCGAGTTGCTTGGCAAGTGCCAAACTCACCGGAATGGGTTGGTGGCCTGAATTATTTCATAAATTTGGCCAATGCTATTTTTGCTGTTCCTGATCGCGGCATTGAGCCAGTACTGCTCGGTGGAACAAAAGGGCTACCTGAGCCGCTGTGTTCGTGCACTGGGCTTGCGTATCCCGGAATTCCTGTGGGGCGCTGGAACCCGTGGCGCATCATGGATGGCCTACATCGACGATGGTTCGACAGTGGCGGGGCACTTGCAAGACATTTGAAACAGCACAACATTGGCCTTCTTTCGCACGGACAAATTCTTGGACGGCGTTCACCTGTGCCGGCCATGTGTTGGATACCAGATTTTCAGCATGTTCACCTGCCGTCGTTCTTTACCGAAAATGATATTGCCCAACGAAACAAAACGCATGCAGACATCGCCGCGCGGGCTCAAGCCGTGGTGTTGAGCAGTGAGGATGCTCGGCAGGATTTTCTTGCCAGGTATCCCATTGCTGCCGATAAAACTTATGTATTACGCTTTGTCGCGACAATGCCTGAATTTCAGAGCATGCCAGAACTTTCGGACGTGCTGGAGCGTTACGGCATCCATGAGCCTTACTTCCATATCCCCAATCAGCTTTGGGCGCACAAAAACCACAACGTTGTCGTTGAGGCCCTCAAGATATTGTTATCAAGAGGGCGTTGTCCGCTAGTTGTCAGCACAGGGCAAACCAATGACTATCGAAATACTACCTTTTTCACAAAACTCAAAGAACAGGTTGACGCTTACGGGCTTGAAGACCGCTTTCGTTTTCTTGGGCTCACACCGTTCGCGGACATGTCCATGCTGATGCGCGGTGCTCTGGCCATGATCAACCCTTCATTGTTTGAAGGCTGGAGCACCACGGTTGAAGAAGCGAAAAGCTTTGGCAAGCGCCTGCTTTTGTCAAATATTGGGGTGCACCGGGAGCAAAACCCGGAACGAGGCTTGTTCTTTGATCCGCACAGCCCTGAAGAGCTTGCCGAAGCCATGATGAGCGTTGTCGATGGTTACAACTCTGAAGATGAACGTGTTCATGCTGAAAAGGCAAGAAACCAGCTTCAAGGGCGTATTGTTGCCTTTGGAAAGGTTTATCAAGATATCGTTTTGAAGGTGACCCAGGCCCAAATTGGCAAATTAATGAAATAG
- a CDS encoding acyltransferase family protein translates to MTKGGVVLRIAYLDSIKGVAILMVIAIHCIHRFEIGAAASVIDALARPAVGVFLFISGYLFSLRDVDFKKRILRLFPAYLFFTAIFLYKNSSSLDFIQMLEGFFFWIWYILLHICFGCYRSFFFHNTKNAPKNCHR, encoded by the coding sequence ATGACTAAAGGAGGGGTAGTTTTGAGGATAGCTTATCTCGATTCTATAAAGGGCGTCGCTATTTTGATGGTGATAGCGATACATTGCATACATCGATTTGAGATAGGCGCTGCGGCTTCTGTAATTGATGCGCTGGCACGGCCTGCGGTTGGCGTTTTTTTGTTCATTTCAGGGTATCTTTTTTCGCTTCGCGATGTCGACTTTAAAAAAAGAATACTCCGACTTTTTCCCGCGTACCTGTTTTTTACCGCTATTTTTTTGTATAAAAATAGCAGTTCTTTAGATTTTATTCAAATGCTTGAAGGGTTTTTTTTTTGGATATGGTATATACTACTACATATTTGTTTTGGTTGTTATAGAAGCTTTTTTTTTCATAATACAAAAAACGCACCCAAAAATTGTCACCGATAA
- a CDS encoding acyltransferase family protein, producing MKGFFFGYGIYYYIFVLVVIEAFFFIIQKTHPKIVTDNKRLFIFISALLAFFSIIALHFLKDISSGLGVEYSFFYYRNVFLWSLYWVLGFSSSVFIDNLSRVNFVLIFLFYIALTTCMLAIKSFFPEYYSSYNSFPQVFYTIGTILLFFKIKPKIKVLCWLGKKSYGIYLSHILLVHTFIKPLSSISESSQWIKFLILYFSVIIFSSVFVFVSEKIFRKKSFYISGTVS from the coding sequence TTGAAGGGTTTTTTTTTTGGATATGGTATATACTACTACATATTTGTTTTGGTTGTTATAGAAGCTTTTTTTTTCATAATACAAAAAACGCACCCAAAAATTGTCACCGATAATAAGCGTTTGTTCATTTTTATTTCTGCGCTGCTTGCTTTTTTTTCTATTATTGCGTTGCATTTTTTAAAAGATATAAGCTCGGGACTTGGTGTTGAGTATTCGTTCTTCTACTACAGAAATGTTTTTTTATGGTCGCTATACTGGGTACTTGGATTCAGTTCGAGCGTATTTATAGACAATTTGTCTCGCGTAAATTTCGTTTTGATTTTTTTATTTTATATCGCATTAACAACGTGCATGCTCGCTATTAAGAGTTTTTTTCCTGAGTATTATTCTTCATATAACTCATTTCCGCAGGTCTTTTACACTATTGGAACAATTCTGTTATTTTTTAAAATAAAACCGAAAATTAAGGTGTTGTGCTGGCTTGGGAAAAAGTCTTATGGAATATATCTTTCTCACATCTTGCTTGTTCACACTTTCATTAAGCCACTAAGTAGCATATCAGAAAGTAGCCAATGGATAAAATTTTTAATACTATATTTTTCAGTGATTATTTTCAGTTCTGTCTTTGTTTTTGTTTCTGAGAAAATTTTCAGAAAAAAATCTTTTTATATTAGCGGGACAGTGTCGTAA
- a CDS encoding sugar transferase, whose amino-acid sequence MEALAANELAAETDLIIYSDAARGPMDVPAVQAVRNYLKTIGGFRSVTVHERERNFGLADSIVDGVTATVNNCGKVIVVEDDLITSLCFLRYMNNALHIYQNEECVMHVAAHMFNIDPEGLPDCFFLPPASCWGWGTWARSWRHFSCDSSHYIENFKPEDIRRFNLDDSYDYWSQVLNNHCGRMKTWAVFWYASVFANDGLCLHPRTSLVRNIGFDGSGTNCGTNDMLDFPLATRLVLDFPSQLEVNTLGLSRYESYLRKRLKGCPSTVPSLLTGRLRRWLVSLQTWVKRLVGC is encoded by the coding sequence GTGGAAGCCCTGGCCGCCAATGAGCTGGCCGCCGAGACTGATCTTATCATTTATTCGGACGCCGCGCGCGGGCCGATGGATGTTCCTGCAGTGCAAGCCGTGCGAAATTATCTGAAAACCATTGGCGGCTTCCGCTCTGTGACGGTCCACGAGCGAGAACGCAATTTTGGTTTGGCAGATTCCATTGTGGATGGCGTGACCGCAACGGTGAACAACTGTGGCAAGGTCATCGTAGTTGAAGACGACTTGATCACCTCACTGTGCTTCCTGCGATACATGAACAATGCTTTGCACATTTATCAAAACGAAGAGTGCGTCATGCATGTGGCGGCACATATGTTTAATATAGACCCAGAAGGACTGCCAGACTGTTTCTTTTTACCTCCAGCTTCATGCTGGGGTTGGGGGACTTGGGCTCGATCATGGCGTCATTTCAGCTGTGATAGCTCGCATTACATAGAGAATTTTAAGCCAGAAGATATTCGCAGGTTTAATTTAGATGACTCGTATGACTATTGGAGTCAAGTTCTCAATAATCATTGCGGTAGGATGAAAACTTGGGCTGTATTCTGGTATGCCTCTGTTTTCGCCAATGATGGCCTCTGTCTTCATCCCCGTACCAGTCTGGTTAGGAATATTGGTTTCGATGGAAGTGGAACGAACTGCGGCACGAATGATATGTTAGATTTTCCCCTCGCTACGAGACTGGTCCTAGATTTTCCGAGCCAGCTTGAAGTTAATACCCTTGGGCTTTCGCGTTACGAAAGCTATTTACGGAAAAGGCTTAAAGGGTGCCCCTCAACAGTACCGAGTTTGCTTACAGGAAGGCTACGGAGGTGGCTTGTCTCGCTTCAGACTTGGGTCAAACGTTTGGTTGGCTGCTGA